The Arvicola amphibius chromosome 4, mArvAmp1.2, whole genome shotgun sequence genome includes the window tTATTCGCCCCACTTTTGCTTTTAGCCCCAGGGCCACCCGCGCCAGTAATTTagttttttaggtttattttacgtgtatgagtgttaCTGGTGTCTGTAAAGTTCAGAAGAGGGAGTCGGTTTCCCTGGAACTAAATGGTTGGGAGTCtccatatgggtgctagaaaccaaagcatgttctctgcaagaacaagcgctcttaaccactgagttaacTTCCAgcacctaattttttgtttgtctttttgtttttttgattcaAAGACAAGGTGACATGCAGCCCAGACTGGTTTTCATATACCTAAGGTCACCGTTAAACTTTTgcttctcagccgggcggtggtggcgcaggcctttaatcccagcactcgggaggcagaggctggcagatctctgtgagttcgagaccagcctggtctacaagagctagctccaggacaggctctaaagctgcagagaagccctgtctcgaaaaaccaaaaaataaaaattaaaaaaaaaaaaacttctcctgcttctatttcctgAGATGATAGATGTATGCCCCCCATGTGTGACTTTAAGGTTTTTGAGACATCTCTAGCACAGGCTGCCCTGGTGCACACTACTGTGAGAAACAAACCCCACtctctaataaaaaaaagacaagctagTGAAAAAGAAGCAGTTTtgatttagttttgtttattttttgttttcaagacagggtttctcttggtagccctggctgtcctggaactcactatgtagaccaggctggcctggaactaaaagatctgtttgcttctgcctcctgagtgctgagattaaaggtgtgtgccaccacagcctggcaaaaGTAGTAGTTTTCAAAGTCCTGATCATAAGAACATAAGAAGCCTCTTTTTCCCACAGCCAGATACTCAGAGAGTTAACAGTCTTTGTATACTTTTAGCATTATCCCCTTTAAATCCCCATTCTATTCAGGGGACTCAAAGCCTTATCAAATGAATCTTCTGCAGCTTGAGCCTGACTATCCCTTCTCTGATGGCGGACATGTGTTACTCAGCAGAGTGCTTACAACTTTCCAACCATCCTGAGTTTAGAAAGCTCAGACAGAAGCTGCCACCTTAGGGCAAGAGGGTCCTAGCACCTCGTGCTCTCCATAACTCTGACAGACTCTAAGCTCATCTGACACTGAAAATGCAGAACAAATAATTTCTTACACTATAGGTAGAGGGCTGGCCTTGATCTCGTGGCCATTCTCTTGCCCCAGCCTGCAGGTGCTGGCAATGAAGGCCTGCAGCTCTGTAGCTATCTTTTGGATAGAACTGCTTCTCCAGTTCAAGTACCACAGGAGTTCCATGAGGCACGGGATGCCTGAAAATTTAGCTTTCTCCAGTAACctgctttttgtctttgtttttttttgtaaatatttatttatatattatatatacaatattctgtctgtgtgtatgcctgcaggccagaagagggcaccagaccccattacagatggttgtgagccaccatgtggttgctgggaattgaactcaggacctttggaagaacaggcaatgctcttaacctctgagccatctctccagcccccttgtctttgttttttaactcttttattattgtatgtatttgttttgcctacatatatgaaCCATatatgtgtctggtgcctgtggaggtcagaaccttgtcaactggagttacaggctgtgagCGGCAACATGGCACTGGAaattaaaccctggtcctctgcaagagcagtcggtgctcttaattTCTgcgccatctcttcagcccctttcttttttcttggtccTTGCCTCTCTCATTCTGTTTCTTTATCTCTAGCCCCAAGCAGTGTGCTTCTTCTGTTTGTTGTTTAGAAAGACTCCCGATTCTGGTTGCTGTGTCTGTATGGCTGAGCACTAACCCTGAATTCTGCACTCAGTCGTTAGGTGTCTGAAAGACCCGTTCCAAAGCAATGAATACCAAGTGTGAAAGCTGCTCAAGTCATTTTCCTAGACTTTATTACCTCTAGCTGCCTTCGCACTGACTGTGGAAGCACCCTTGGGACCCACTACTGGCTACTGAGAGGCCGAGGTAGGAGTGTCACCACAAacctaaggccagcctgggctgtgtatgTAGTGAGACTTTCccataagccaggcggtggtagcataaacctttgattccagcacttgggaggcagaggcaaatgatctctgtgagttcaagaccagcctggtctacagagtgagttccaagacagtgagggctgttacacagagaaaccctgtctcagaaaaaaaatcaaaaataaaatatccgagagaaagagagagagagagagagagagagagagagagagagagagagagagagagagatgagggaggggaaatgaaACAAGTAAAATTGAGTAAACACTGTCCCTGAGAGCTCCCAAACTGGACTCACACCAGGCCGTGCCGCCACCCTCCCCTACCGAGGTCAGAGTGCTCCCACCTCCCACTCCGTATATAACACCCCCAGTCTGAGAGTCCCTTTAAGAACAGCCAGCCgaggcaggcggtggtggtgcacacctttaacccagaggcaggcgatctctgtgagttccagaccagctagggctacacagagaaaccctgtcgggggcggggaatacaaaacaaaacaaaacaaaacaaccacaacaacaacaacaaaaaaaaaaaaacagccagctGAGCCTAGCAGGAAGGAGGCGGCAACTAGGGCGAGACGGATGTGCGCACAAGCCAATGGGCGGGGCGGCCGCGGCGTGAGCAGCCAATGGGCGCGCCGGGGGCGGGGCGGCGCGTCTGAAGCTGCTTCCCGAGGCGCAGCGCCGcggctgggggcggggagggggcgcAGGACCCCAAACGGGGTCCCCGAGCGCAGGCACGTGTGGCGGGGCGCAGCGCGGAAGCCGAGGCTTCGGCCAGGGCCTTTCAGGGCCGCGGGGGCCGCGGCATCACGGGGCGGTGGTGTCTGCTGGGCGCGGGACGGCGTTGGGGTGCGGGGCGCGCGGGGCATTGTGGGGGCTCGGGGCGGGAGGGTCTCCGGTCGCGGCCGGATCCCGGAAGGAGCCCCGCAGGTGAGGGTCGCTGGGCAGGGACGCGGGGCTCCGGAGCTTCCTGGGGCTTAGAGGGCCTGACTGTACGTCGGTGCTGCTGCTGGGCTGAGGGGCTCCGCCGAGAGGCCTGGGGCTAGGGAGACGCTGCAAGATTCCGTATTGGGGTCCCCACtactcttgcttttatttttttgagacagtctcacgtATTCTACGCTAGACTACAAAGTGGCTgtatatctcaggctggccttgaactctagatcTTTTGTCTGTACCTTTCAGGAattgggatgacaggcatgcattCCCACACCAGGTTTATGGGGTCCTGAGCCTAAAGCGTGCCCGCTAGTAGAGCGCTCTACCAACGAATTACAACCCTAGCGCACATTTTAGATTTCTTGAGGTGGGGTTTCATGTAGTCATTGAATTCCTTGGCCTTGAATTCTGACCACCCTGCTTCCGCCTCCCAATGGGATGACAGGTCTTTGTTGGTGCGTGGCTTCTGTGGTGGCTGGGGATAGAACTCGGGGTTTTGTGCTTGGTAGACAAGTGCCCTATCGGCTAACCTACCTCCCCAGCACCCTACCGTGATTAAAACCTGGAAGCAGACTTGATGATAGAGGCAGATTGGAACCAGGGTCGCTGATGTTGCAAGAGGTATCCTCAGGGTACTGAGAAAAGACATCTAGCATCTGGCACTGATCCTTTTATACTGGAGCCTTTAGCAGACAGGGTAGCCAGAGGCAAGAACCTCTAAAAGAGTCACCTCTCAAGTGACCCAGAAGCTGTAAAGATTACTGTCTCAAGGGCTCAGGGACTAGACTATCCCCACCATCCCCAAACCCTAGCaactttttcttgttgtttattCCAATAACCTTACTTTTCAGTCCTGGCTTGTTGTGTGACCTTGGCCAAGTGGATTTGCCTTTCTGTGcctgttcttgtgtgtgtgtgtgtgtataagtgtgtaagCTAGGTTTTCCCTACTTTTTGGGTATTTATAAAGATTATATGGTAATTAGTTCTAATAACAGCCAGCCCAGCTGCAGCCTGTGGCTCGGAACTTGAGGTCTGTGTGTTGGTAGGGTTCCCAGTGTGTAGATGAGAAATGCAAGCCCTGGTGGGCGGTGTCCTGCAGGAAGGACTGTTGCTGAGGGCATTAAAGTGGCTGCCTAGATGGGGTTGTCACTGTAGTGCTTGACTGTCTGTCCCCTAGGGTCAGTTCCTGGTCCCCCCAGCAGCATGGCGTCCTGGGCTGAGCCCTCTGAGCCAGCTGCTCGGCCACCTGCTGGGGTCCCACCACTGGAGGACTTTGAGGTGCTTGATGGGATAGAAGAtgcagagggggaagaggaagaagaggaggaagaagatgaccTAAGTGGGCTGCCGCCACTAGAGGATATGGGACAGCTGACAGTGGAGgagactgagcagccaggagccCTGGCTCGGGAGTTCCTGGCAGCCACAGAACCTGAGccggccccagccccagcccctgaaGAGTGGCTGGACATCCTGGGTGAGTGGACAGAGTGCAGGGCTGGGGCCACCTGGACCTGGGGCTTCTGTCTCCTGGGTTTCGTTTCCCGTCTATCCGTACCTGAAGTGACTTTAGGACTTCGCTGgctgttacttatttattttgagataacttactgtgaagcccaggctggccttgaactttggatcctctTCTTGAGTGCTGGTCTCCCAGGCCTGTGCTCTGTGGCTGGCTTCCCACCTGCTTGAGACGGGCGTGTTTTTGAACTCTGTTTGTTGGATCACACCTTGGCATGCACCCACAATTTTTAACAGGTTGCTTTTTACCCCCAGTGCTGGTATCAGCATCTCCAAGGGGCTGAGTCACCTTTCTGGAGCCACACAGCCCTAGCACTGGGTGCAGCAGCTCCAAGCCAACCCCCACTGCATCTTTCCTAAGCATTTGTCTACACACGTGACAGGTTCTGAAACTATGCCACACTCAGCAGAGGTGTCCAGTCCTTTTCAGTCTTTAGCACTCTCTCCTAAAATGCCATCTCAGGATAGTGCCTTCAggaattttatgttttgagaaagtgtttttgttttttttttttttttttttttttttttttggtatgagtGGTGCTAGGGAATAGAACCCATggtctcctgcatgctgggcaaaGAATCTACCACTGGGCTTCACTCCCAGTCCCCTgctgtgtttgttattttttgtttgttttgtctttttgagacagggtttttctgtgtaacagctgtagctgtcctgtctctttgtagaccaggctgacctcagactcacagagatccacctgcctctgcttcccgagtgctggggggattaagggcatgcgtcAGCACTACCCGGCTCCCCATGGGATTCTAGGAAGGGGTTCTTAGAATCCAGACCTTGGGAACTGGAGAGCTCAGGTCTCAGTGCCTACATGGCTGCTAAGTGTCTGCAATCCAATTTctggggatccgacaccctcacctGGACTTTCCTAGCACTTTATTCATGTAGTGCACAAATGTATATGCAGGGAAAATTCCCAtacacatgaattaaaaaaaaaaaacttaaaaaaaacgcAGGACAGCCATTTTGGCCACACATCCCTAATGCAGTACTGTTGGGGTAGAGCACTGGGATAGAATGTGCAAGGTCTTAAATCTATCCCATGTCACCACGACAACAGCAACATGGGATGTTCACTGCACCTGAAGGGTGGCTGTTAGTGCAGAGACCCATGTCTGGCCACCAGACTACAGATCACATCCTGGCCCCTGCAGGGAACGGACTGCTGCGGAAGAAGACACTGGTCCCTGGCCCGCCAGGCTCTAGCCGCCCTCTCAAGGGCCAGGTGGTGACCGTGCACCTGCAGATGTCCCTAGAAAATGGCACCCACGTACAGGAAGAGCCTGAACTGACCTTCACGCTGGGAGACTGTGATGTCATCCAGGTGGGAACTGGGCTGGGAGGTGGGTGGCCCCTCACAGGGCCTGGGTTCATGTGACCCTTACTGGCCTGTCCTCCAGGCCTTGGACCTCAGTGTCCCGCTCATGGATGTGGGCGAGACAGCCATGGTCACCGCTGACTCCAAGTACTGCTACGGTCCCCAAGGCAGGTGAGAGATGGCCTGCACTTCAACTGTCCCTACCAtccttcctgtttcacagaaaggGAAACCGAGGTTTGGGCTGGCGAATTCACAAGAGGCAGATTGCTGTGGGTGATTGATACGGGGTACACCAGGACCTGAGGCCTGGCTTTCCTGCCTCAGATCCAGCCTTGTAGGGAGGATGTGGTGGTTGGCAGGGAGGGTGTGGTGGCGGGTGCAGCTGGGTTGCCGGGTCTGAGTGTCTCCTGTTGGCTAACTCTCCAGCAGGAGCCCGTACATCCCCCCACACGCGGCCCTGTGCCTGGAAGTCAATCTGAAGATGGCAGAGGATGGACCTGACCTAGAGATGCTGAGTGGGCAGGAGCGTGTGGCTCTGGCAAACCGCAAGCGGGAGTGTGGCAATGCCCACTACCAGCGTGCTGACTTTGTACTGGCTGCCAACTCCTATGACTTGGCCATCAAGGCCATCACCTCCAGTGCCAAAGGTGACCGGCCAGCCAggatgtgtgtgcgcgtgtggaagtcagaggacaattaagGGAGGCCATTGTGCTCTCCCATGTGTGGAAGGGACTCAGACTCTGTTCCTTAGGCTTTGCAGCgagcacttcacccactgagccatcttgctagacTGCAGGGTGGACAGACATCTGACTGTCATTGGGGTCATAGAACATTCTAGAATATTCCAGAATATAGATAGATTCCTTACTAGCCATAGCCTTCAGGTCAGTGGCTCTTTCCAGACTTGTAGTGACCAGACACAGTGGTGGTCACATGGTCAGAAGTTAAGACAGGAGGATGACAATTTgtagtctagcctgggctacataaccaGACCCtgcctttggtgtgtgtgtgtatgttcacttCCAGTTCAGATCAGAGGTGGACACCTGGGGTTTCCCCAACCTCTgcccaccttattttctgagacagtctatCATTGAACATGTGACTTGGGGAGAGTTGGGTGgtcatgcctgcctctgccccatgcTGAGATCAGAGGCATGCTATTGTACTTGGCTTGTAAGTGAGCCCTGGGATCACAGTCTCATGCTTGCACACAACCCTCAGTGGCATTCGTCTGTCAGCTCGGcatgagttagaggccatcctgAACtacttgaaaccctgtctctgatgTGGGGAAGAGGGTGGGGCTCCCTCGAAGTGACCACTCCTCCTACAGTGGACATGACCTGTGAGGAAGAGGAGCAGCTGCTACAACTGAAGGTCAAGTGTCTGAACAACCTTGCGGCATCGCAGCTGAAGCTGGACCACTACCGTGCAGCACTGCGCTCTTGCAGCCAGGTGCTAGAGCACCAGCCCGACAACATCAAGGCACTGTTCCGCAAGGGCAAGGTGCGCTGCGGCCAGCCCGTGCCGGCCCCCGGCCTTGGGAGccctgagccttctttccagatCCCACAGGTGGCACTGTAGGCGGGGTGTGATTCtccaccctgggctggtggcacTGGGGACACAGCCTCTTTTCCCCACTAGTTTCTGGGCCAGCTCCTCAGCACAGGCTGTCCCTTCTGCCTGGGTTTGGGCCCAGTGCAGTTGGTTCTATTTTGTGATGGTGTTGGGGTACAATTTTGGGGCCTCCCACAGGCCAGAGGTGAAGCAGGGACACATCGGGTATCTGAGAAACTCGCCAACTTGTGATGCGCTGACTGTGTGTGTTTTAGGGGCCTGCCGTATAGAAGTCAAGGCCTGTGGACACACAGCCAGAGGCTAAAGGGGGATCGTAGACAAGCATGGCAGCATAGGCCAGCAGTCCCACacccaggagacaggcaggaCTGTCACAGGGTCTAGGCCATCTGGGCTACAGCAGAGAATGCCAGAAAGAACTGCCCCATCAGGGGGActgctcttcccctcccccaggtccAGTGGGGTTCCTAGGACTATGGGGTGCTGAGTCTGACCTGAGGCCCCTGCACTTTGAGGGTACATATCCCCAAGTCCCCTGTCCCAGCCCAGCAGGGATGCCATTGCCCAGCTGTGCCTTACCTCGATCAGTCTCTGCACCAAATGTGGTGTGAAAGCAGGGACTTCGTGCAAGGCTGAGGAGAACAAGGCTCTGGATGAATACAGAGTGTGGATGCCCCTCTCCCACAGGTGCTGGCTCAGCAAGGAGAATATAGTGAGGCCATCCCCATCCTAAGGGCTGCCCTGAAGCTGGAACCTTCCAACAAGGTAAGCAGAACTCTGGTGAGTTTGTCTGGTAAGTCCCCCTATTTGTCTGCCTCTAGTTATTATTGCTGTTCTATCTGTTGGCTTGCCTTTAGGTGGGGCAGCAGCTCCCTCTTTGTTAGAGCTGATGGGAGCAGTTAGAACCCCCAAGTCCCAGGGGCCCCCACACCTGACAAGCCTGGggaccagaagaaggcagcagTAGTGATGATAGGCAGGTCTGCTGCCTCCTGCATGTGTTCACCAGTCCTACCCACCTCCCACAGACGATCCACGCGGAGCTCTCAAAGCTGGTAAAGAAGCGTGCTGCACAGCGGAGCACAGAGACCGCCCTGTACCGAAAGATGCTGGGCAATCCCAGCCGGCTGCCCGCCAAGTGTCCGGGCAAGGGGGCCTGGGTGAGCTAGGGTGTGGCTGGGCTGAGGGCAGTGCTGGGGATACAGGCTTCTGCCTAGGCAGAAGTGGGGGACTCTGGAGCTGCAGGCTCTTGGTGAGGGTTGGAGGCTCATGCAGAGGAAGAAAATACATGGGAGGAGTGGGTGTTGGGTTTGGGTGTGTGTAGGAGTATCTTAGACATGGTAAAACACTGGCTAGGAGGCCTGTGTTGGTTGTGGTGGTTGCTTTGGTGTACAGCCTGCCTTCCTTACCCCTCCCTTTATCCACAGTCCATCCCATGGAAGTGGCTGTTTGGGGCGACTGCTGTGGCCTTGGGGGGCGTGGCTCTCTCTGTGGTCATTGCTGCCAGGAACTGACTGCCCCCCTGCACACCTGGACCCTGACCTGTgctccccaactccccccaggctCCCTGTCCACTGCCCTCCCTGGCCGAGCCACCTCCTCTGGGTTGGGGGAGCAAGGATTGCGGGTCACACACCCCAACAAGCAGGAAGGACTGAGGCCCTGAAGGGGGACATGGGGTACAGCCCAGGTGGAGGGGTCCTGTTGCTCCAGACCCAACTGTCTCTGTTCCACATCCCTGCCCTCTGGGCTCTGGCCTCAGTTTTTCCCTCTCATTAGGCCTGGGGCAGCCCTTACTACTAGTCCTGCCTACCTGCCCCCTGTCCAGGCTTCCCCACAGTGAATGAAATAAAGCCTCACCCCGCACCTCATTGCTTCCCGAGCCTCCTTCTGCTGAGGCTGGACCAGAGAAGGCCTGTGAGTCACAGCTGAGCCGGCCCAGCACAACAGCTGCCTTAAGGAGGGCTGTGCAGGCTACACTTCAGAGGACTTCTGCGCAGCCCCACTCTATGCTTTCATCTTGTGGCCATTCTCTGCCACATTTGAAATTGGTTACTTTTGGGGTCGTGTGGATTCTGGGGTCACTTATTTGGTTGATGCTGTGATTTCAGAAGTCACTGTTCTGGTATGTATGAGGCATTGGGCTCTACAGGGAAGAGGTGGAGGACTTTGGTAGCCCTGGTCGAGGAGAGACGGGTGTGGGACAGCTGATCCAGGCAGGGTCCCTGTGTCTGGGGACCAGGAAGGCCTGTCCAATGCAGTGCACGCTGTGTTTCACCATGGCAGCCGACTGCCAGCTCTGCACATCACAGCTGAGTTCAAAGCTGGTGGAAGAGGGGTTGGCAGGAGAGCTGGGCCTGCAGGCTGCCCTGTGCCCTCACACCACCTGCCACGGCCAGCAGAGCCTGACTGGGGGATTTGTGTTTGAGGTAGGGGCTcgtgtagctgaggctgatctGTGACTCCACATTCTCCTGCATCCAGCTCTCAGTGTTGGGATGGCAGCTCTCAGGTATATGACTTATCTGGGacttactttttttggttttcttctaaaAAATGTTTAGAGGTGCCGACTATGAAACAAAAGACCTGTTTCTCAAAGTTCCTTAAGGATTCAGAGagggccaggcggtagtggcgcacacctttgatcccagcacctgggaggcagaggcaggtggatctctgagtctgaagccagactggtctacagaccgagttccaggacagccagggctgttacacagagaaaccttgtcttggacaaaataacaaaaaccccacaaagttCAGAGAGGGCCAGTGCTTCCCCCGGGGTACACAGCAGCTGTCCTGCAGATCTCCTGAGCTCTAGCTGCCTTTGCCCTTGCCCAACCCTCTGACCAACTCCAGCATTCACTGGACCCAGCCCTGGGGATGACTGGACAGCAGTGAGTCTGTCTCCCTGAGCTGTCGGAGAGTCTTCCAGGCCTGCAGTATATCTAGGAAGGGTGCAGAGTGGTGTGAGATATTGTCACATACAGACCCATCCTGAGGGGCATCTGCTCACCCATACCTCACTGGTCTTGCCTTTCCACCCATAGAGACTTCAGTCCCACAGTCCTCTATAAAATGCCCTGAGGTTGGCAGAGCACCATACATGACCTAATGCCTTCTTTTTCCGACCTTAGAGATGGGGTCTAGACTGACCTCGGgactgctgggttctggtgagcCTCCTGACTTGGTCTCCTGGGTAACGAACTGCACGCTTGCTATCATACCTGGCTTattt containing:
- the Fkbp8 gene encoding peptidyl-prolyl cis-trans isomerase FKBP8 isoform X2 gives rise to the protein MASWAEPSEPAARPPAGVPPLEDFEVLDGIEDAEGEEEEEEEEDDLSGLPPLEDMGQLTVEETEQPGALAREFLAATEPEPAPAPAPEEWLDILGNGLLRKKTLVPGPPGSSRPLKGQVVTVHLQMSLENGTHVQEEPELTFTLGDCDVIQALDLSVPLMDVGETAMVTADSKYCYGPQGRSPYIPPHAALCLEVNLKMAEDGPDLEMLSGQERVALANRKRECGNAHYQRADFVLAANSYDLAIKAITSSAKVDMTCEEEEQLLQLKVKCLNNLAASQLKLDHYRAALRSCSQVLEHQPDNIKALFRKGKVLAQQGEYSEAIPILRAALKLEPSNKTIHAELSKLVKKRAAQRSTETALYRKMLGNPSRLPAKCPGKGAWSIPWKWLFGATAVALGGVALSVVIAARN
- the Fkbp8 gene encoding peptidyl-prolyl cis-trans isomerase FKBP8 isoform X1, which encodes MASWAEPSEPAARPPAGVPPLEDFEVLDGIEDAEGEEEEEEEEDDLSGLPPLEDMGQLTVEETEQPGALAREFLAATEPEPAPAPAPEEWLDILGNGLLRKKTLVPGPPGSSRPLKGQVVTVHLQMSLENGTHVQEEPELTFTLGDCDVIQALDLSVPLMDVGETAMVTADSKYCYGPQGSRSPYIPPHAALCLEVNLKMAEDGPDLEMLSGQERVALANRKRECGNAHYQRADFVLAANSYDLAIKAITSSAKVDMTCEEEEQLLQLKVKCLNNLAASQLKLDHYRAALRSCSQVLEHQPDNIKALFRKGKVLAQQGEYSEAIPILRAALKLEPSNKTIHAELSKLVKKRAAQRSTETALYRKMLGNPSRLPAKCPGKGAWSIPWKWLFGATAVALGGVALSVVIAARN